aaaaagcaAAGTTCGATTCAAACAGATTTAAACCAccgtttttgtatgaaaggtgacttatgtgcgagtgttcttacatatttgatgaaaatcggttgagccgttaactaagttaattttttaacaacGAAAGTAGACAGACTAATCAATTACTTAACCGCTTCTTAAGCACACAAATAAGCGTATCTTTGAATATACGTGACCAGCCAAGTAGAAAGACTTTTTGTGTTATCTTTACGATGAACTTGTTACAAACGTCAAAATCtggtttaataattataatatacagtaataagcttttaagtaaaaaacattaaacgATAGACGATAAGGTATtttggtgattttttttattgtgaaagaAATGCGACTCCCGATTAACAGATGGACGGGGTCGGGGTAAAAAGTAACTATGCTAAAGCCATACTCAAGGACCATgtttaccaatttttaaaaatgagggtataaatcgctagtcatttcacattaTTAACTTgtgcttaaattaatgaaaataaaataataagcttaaaacaattagttatagttaatatattttgaatgatattttataaaacaacaatacataatttaaaatgaaaaaagttatgaaatgacatgcgtttatacccttatttcaaatttatttgttagtaaacagtactcctcgagtatggctttagtttACTTACTATAATCAATAATCATGTTCGATCTACGTTTGTACTAATTTTCAGTGCCGTTTGACTGAGTAACAAGCATTCACTACAAATATAGTACCTTCTTGAAATTCATTAGCTCAGTGAGAACAATGTACAGACATTAATTTGTTACATTTGTAACACTTAAGCCTCTAGACActtttattttacctatattATAGGAAAtggtagtctgagacggatgtgacgtcgctcgatcttgtgTTGTGACGCTAGGTGGtgtgacttgtttccgtaaagagtggagagttagagaggggtaccgatcggttggcgataacgacttgcgatataagacgCTTGTCttcttcagtatgctcgtggcgttcgagccgttcacatttcttattgtttaattctttatgggttacttgggataggcgggaagagtggcttgagtggaaaaagggagtgttagttaactgtcaaaagacgtttttaaccctacatacaacgatcacaagttcgtgactccactcaatccattctagggtcttgttttggttacaATATGATTTGTTacttaagttatcctgacaaatattgtaaatcataacctttgttcgacatttcGATATCTTCTATAATTTCTGTTTCTAAtatctacctatattttttttgtagtttgatagttgaagtttttttttcaagttagcccttgactacaatctcacctgatggtaggtgatgatgcaatctgtaATCTGTTATTAGAACTGTTGAATGTCAACGTCTTTTTACAGATATAGTGTCGTGATACGGAGGCGTGCTGTAAGTACCTAAGGCATCATTAATCTCAAGAACGAGATATTGGACAAGgtgcatttatatttaaaaaaaggttgATAAAAACAGGCACGCGCACACCTGCTGAGTAAAAAGTTGACCATCTGTCCCATTATTCCGCTCACGATATGGAAATATTTGGTTTAAGTACTCTTGTATCCAGTTACGATAACTTGGATCGTTAACTTAAATTTAGGACAAGTGGGACACTTAATGGTTATTATGTGTTGTAACTTAATTCTTGATTTTTAAGCAAACTTGAGATGTTTTTTAATACTATTAAGTAACTTGAATGTAACAAACAGTTGGACCGCCTTgtgttatgaatattatttaaacaatatttcgaTCCAATTGCAACCGAtttgcaactgggtcgaaatatcgacattaaaaatctcgtcgttttatcgtggtatgtacccgtttaaataatattcataatgaacaaccacgaaataagaataaaatcaTTCGCCTTGTGTTAAATTGTAAAGATCATCGCAGAGGCAACAACATTTTCTCTAACTCTAGGATTCGGTAGATCAACAATTCATACAACAAACGGCAGTAAACCTAGGCTCTCTCAGAGCTTACAGAATCAAGTATTGATAAATAGGCTATGTACATATCTTTAAACTACTATAATACCAAAGGTACACAGATATTATTGaatgtaataatacttaattgGCATAAAATGTTCTGGTATGTACCTAATCTTACTTCTCGATTATTATCAAAAGAATTAAAGCAATTAAATGCAGGCTACATATCTTCAGTTTTAACAGTTCTCGGTTTTTCCTGCTCAAGAACGATTTACCTGAACAGTAAAAACTGATAGGTAATACGAGCTACAAACCTAGCCCGCATTACCATTTAgagcaaaaaataattatccaaatcggttcaggcatcttcgagtaatctaaataaaaaaataccgatcAAATTGATAACCTcattcttttttgaagtcggttaaaaatagggaTTTCGCCAAATACTAAATCAATGCAAAGCAAGcgcaaattcaaattcaaaaaagcAAATTCTTGCCAACCAATATTGGAGAAACTGAGATTACGAATATCTGTAGACGGAGACGGTAATGAAGTGACACATTTTATGAATGAACCATAAAAGAGCTTGTTATCTTTAGCTTCATAAAATGGAACTGTTGTTGTTTCACGTCCATTCAGATGTATAGACGCCAAGATGGTGGATTTTTATGGTTATAAATTGGATATGTTTACGCAGTAACGAGGAGACTGTGGGAATGAAATCCTTTCGCTGCTTACGAATCGCTTTATTTACTGTGATTGTGACACGtaacctatactacagcctttcttgatgagtactgtttaccaacaaagatattagaaatatagaaaacgcatgtcatttcataacttatttattccaacgcctaaaatttgaaatgcaacactgctcgaaaaacgcgtcgtgttttaaaaacgttgtcgtgtgaacatatacttggaaatgcatgATTGTTATATTTGCGCAATGGGGGCTTAAGGTACATGCATACATTGTAGACACTAATGTAATCATGTACCCATTTTGTGGTTGGTTCAAAAATCGTCATAATCAGTCAGGGTTACAAGGCGCCATTCATCAGGTATTCCGTATACCTACTTTCTCGACGACTTAAACGCAACCATTACTCAGATATCCTTCTCAGAAACCATTGTGGAACGAGACGTCACCTGACGGATCTGTACCGGTTATATGACGTCACTCGGTCTACATATTTGTAAGCAAAATATTGCCCTTGTAAGGTGTTCGAATGTTTTGGCTAGAGGACCggttttatttacgtttttgGATTTCTTTGAAACTGCGTCGCGTTTATTGGAATTTGTTACTTAATTTGagtggtttttatttattatgctgCTTACAATTtcttcgtattttatttttactatttttgtatttgttgtatttgagatccacagaacagaaaacgatAAAGCTAACGATTTAGGCCTAGCCAGTGTTTAGTTTTACGGATGCGGATCATCCTCGGTTGGGCTATTGAGGTATTCTTTCATTCTCGAAATTCTCAGAAAAATTCTTAGCTCGGGGTTGGGTAATTATTGAGATGTTGATTCttctacttttttaatttattgtacaaaacaaCATTACAGTTGTTATTTGGGTACAGAAATAGACATTCTCATAAACTTGACGGTTTTGTGAGGATGGCAGTGCAATTAATAAATGGATGGTTTTTGATATTGCCGAGtaggaattaattattttgattgattttcaaAAGATTTTTCTCTGTAAAGTAACATTTTTCTTTAGACTATGTTTGTCTTCGTGTACCTAcgtcttttgaaataatatttttaaatatgtattttttattacctgtaTAGCCCAGTCtgatcaaaaatataaaaacctagATTGGGAGCGCTTGGTAGTTATGCTCGTTAGATATTAAGTAAAGTAGTTCAAAAAGGCTAGAACTTGCATAAagtcagtttaaaaaaaaatacataagttcCTACCTATggggtttctttttttttgaggaAGGTTTTTATCGTTCTAGTACTTAAACAATGGCATTACAGTAAAGCCACAATAGGTTTTAGATAATCATCAAAACATCCAACCAGCCGTAATCGTTAACAAACAAGCTAATTCGATAATCATGGAGATAAATCCCGCGATAAATCTCGAGATAAGGGAAGGATTCCTCAAAGGTCAGGTTCAGATCGTGAGTCATTATGACAGCATGTCGCCTTGTCTCGGTATATGCATGTGACTCACGCgcatttcattttctttcttacCAGCTTTgctttttcgctttttattgtTGATAAATGAATGTTTTTCAAGGGATATCTCTAACGATAATTATATGGTGATGACTAATTTTTAGCCCCGACCTAATCGGAATGTTTGGAGTTATATCCCTTACAAGTTACATATTCGTATTTGTGTTTTTAACATTTTCAAGCTGGAATTAAAGTACTTAGTTTACGGTTACATTTTACGGGGAGaactttcttcttcttattaTTTTGATCTTTGTACCTAACATATGATATACATTTTTGGgattaggtaagtaggtatatgtatagcGAGCTgcgagatggttggagtgttcgctataaataaaaataaacgattaAAAGAGTACTTGTACAGTAGCTTCCGTCAGAATAATACGTAGAATAATAAacagatattttaataataataaacagataTTTTAAGAATTAGACGTAATAAAAATGCTATCATGCATTAAATTATTGAGTTAcagccttagaccattaataacgtcTAAGGTTACAGCAAACAAACTCAAATGAAAGCTTCTATTAAGCTTCCCAAATGGAAAATGTACGTTCTTTCTTTGCAGATCGCAGCGAATGCACTCGTAAAACATTATTGGATACTTTTTGCATCGATGCGGCATTGCAACGAATGTGCAGTCAACCGTGATTGCgccgattaaaataaaaagtgccTCCCTCTATCAATGAGTACGGTTCATGTCCTGACTTCCGGCGTCTCGTTAAACAAATGTGAATTCTATTTTGATAGCCATAAAGATTAGTTTTCAACTACCAGAAAAGAAATTAAGCTCGAGCattttttgtttgcttgcttgtaagaaaaaagttaaattaagtttaaatataGGTTGCTTACTTGCTTATGAATCACTGTAAAGTTTTTAGTTCTTATCTGTTTACTTATACATCTACTTCTTGCGTTGGTATGCTTACCTGCcaattaactttgtttttttattcgctACCATGATagtagacggagagccagcgacagccagaccttcgtcattttataaaagctgaaagtttgtcagctcaagctcctaccatagataagtagcGGAGgttgctggggagtatttcccataactctggggttatattctttaccgaaattaattaaaaatgttcaaggaacatgtgtactaaaattaatattttcggggtaaataatatatcttttgtaatacatcttaaaatgtgtcccccAAACGCATCCCTATAATTATGACATAACCAagttaaaatgcaaggatacaTGAATAGTCGGAATTACTTGAAttagttttgtatgaaaaatattgtttataattgtttatttttatttaaattctaaattcatttatttcaattaggcttaagtagaaacacttttgaaaggccaggattatgtcataatttattttaatctaatggtggtaataatagtcgaaaacttaaaattaaagttacgagggttccaaacgcgccttggtccgagaagagcccacaacaaagtcagctttagttacaaaaatatttgttatgcagttcggctcctgtGTTTGGACTCGTAAACACCATGAAGTTATGGGAGATattcccgagcatcctgtataaccTGTAATAACCTCGCAGGGATAATATGTTTTCGTACACTGTGGCCTGCGCAGCTCTAGATGATTTTATTAGACCGGGCCGAGGCCGAGAACGGCCGTGGTGTAGGCGAGTGTCGTTCGTCAGTAGATGAGTCCGGACGAGACACGAATCATGCACTGTGTAATATAAATTGCTCTAAAGTCTAAACTATACCCCTATCTTCAAATCAATAAATCATCCATACGGCATTATAGGTATTAGACCGGGCTGTGCCGTGTACCTACGTGGTCCGGACGGGGCACGTATttgaaacgttatttaaaactattttggaGATTTTGTACCTACTCAGACCAAACACAATCTGTATTGAGCAGTCACAGAGTAATCCGTGGAAGCAGTTCAGTACCAACTTCACTATAACGATGTTTTAGACAAAAACTGATAGATTCCCATCCGTTTGCATCTAAACACGTTTCAATCATGggaagattttttatttattgaaagacTTGCACTTTACTATTATAATCAGGCATGATTGAAAGCGATGATGAGTGTTGTACGTTTACTTCGAATAGATTCGACTTGATATGTAGGTATAGGCTTTGGTTATAATTATACGCatctgaataattttaatttatacataggGAACTACTTctcaattttaataaagaaatatttataaaaagttcAAAGCTATCATTATTCAGAATAATTGACTCCTAGGCCCGGCTCGCATCCCGTACCCACACCCAGGTTGTTTACTAAATCAAGCTGCACTTGGCAGGAATTTAAGTAACTGTTCGAATTCGGAGTTTCCTCAATCGTTCTATTTTCAAAAACGATGTGTTTTATCTACTCAGTACTCACTAGTgttgtgaaaaataaacaaaatcgtTACTGacgtattatattaattacgcaTAGAATTTAAAATTCAGCGATCACAATAACTCTCTGGCATTTACCTATAAAGTAAGACTTCAGACTACCTATAATAAAGTAACTTTAtagtaataagtaagtaaacaaGTATAGTTCCAAATCACTACAAAATAGATTTAGTATTTTGATATGTGAAAATTTTTCAAGTGCTAAATTAGTAAAAAGTAGGTACACTACATTAGGTTCGAAGTACATCAAATAATTCATTAGGGTCACGCCCGATATACAAACCCCTAAATTATGGCTTCACAGTAATAAAATTTGGCTCGTCTACGTCTCTACCCTGTAACTTCAACCCTCGCAATATATTTTCGCCAGCGCAGCCCGGGCAAGGCAGCTGGTGTCGTGCGGGGCATGGGGCAGGACAATAATAttcattcaatttaaataataccaTACACCATTATATAtcatactataataaaaattaagaaataataaaattttcatttatatttaccCTCATTAGCGAAGAAATCGTGCAcgaaagtaataattattgttgtatTGATCACATGTGTATACGCATAAAAAACAACAATCCATTAGAGGTAAAACACTATAATATAGCTTAATAATGCAAAAGTAAATGAGTTTCTTACACAAATTATTACACTGTATTCAAATCGCCACAAATCATTAGTTCATAAcaactgtaattttaaattagcacAACACTATACCTCCTCCCAAGAAATACAACGAAAGACTGATTGATTGACAGAATGGATTTTGTAAGAAGAATGCAGAGATGCAGATTAATAGGTGAATGAATGAATTCTGAGTGACTGGAAGACTCGTGGTCtgatagtagcgccatctattaatatatttgtatctaacaagttaattaactgaaaatcaaacaatatagttaattaaacaattatctatacatattttatactatatgaaaataaaattaacaaaaatttacTGAGGTTTGTGGCTAACTTCACGCATATTATTTGCTTCTCACTTCGTTGGTATGACCTTGTCAAATTCAAATtgtcattttgatttttgtgtCATTTTGTGTTACGTCAAATATGGAGGAGGATCGTCTTTTCGACGAGAGAATTTCAATTCGAGAATCTGCCCGTCCTCTGAAGAAATACGGGAGCACATGCAATCACATGAAAAGGAACGAGGAATACATCAAACATGTGATGACGAAGGGTGACACGTTACAAGGAATTGCATTAAAATATGGTGTCACAGTGAGTGCGatcataacataaaaaatattcaaaatattcgtGTTGGTGTTTTATCTCCGTTCTAAATATAATAGTTGTAAAGTGATTGTGTTGTTTGGTTGTAGATGGAGAAAATTAGGCGGGCGAACCGTCTGTTCGCGTCGGATAGTTTGTTTTTGCGGGAGTATTTGTTGATTCCTGTAACCAAGGAGTCTcctttttatgagaatggagagagGGTGACGGAGCCTGCGCCGCCAAGCCACCGCGCGTCCATAGCTGGCATGCCTACGAGGGACTTCTCACCAGGAAGTCCTGACGAGAAAGAGTCATTCGACAACTTTCTCAACAGATTGGACTCCTCTATTGCTAACATCAAGAAACATGTGGAAAAGTCCAAGGAGAACAGTGAGTGAGTACTCAATGCTATCTATTAATATCTATAAGCACAGActaactacctacctattcgCTTTAAATTGGTGATtgatgataattaaaaatagctaTTGACTCTCAAAAAAGAATCAGTTAGTTATATGATGCATAAGACGGTTGGAAGTCATTAaggccatgtccagcagtggatgtccattctctgataatgataatgtaagtGATTGATATAATGTAAATGTAAGTAGGATTTGAAAAATATGTGTGATATAGCTGGAAAGCATTCTAGCATATATCACGCTTTCCAccatttattacatatttttcaagccattcataggcctcctccagactttgTCACTCTGCTCAGTCTCTAGCTTTTCCTCTTCATTCTTTCGGCAGGTCGTCTTTCCATCTTTTGTGTGTTCATGCTTGCCTCCTTTTCCCATCTCTGGGATACCATTGTATAACCTGAATTAATCTATGAATGTATGATCTCTTTCGTCATACATTTGAAGATTAATTACAAACAAATAGTTAAGGGTTATCAAAGGGTTATTAAGTCCAAAGTCAATATTCATCTTATTTAatttggcttagtttacaagcactttcaaaatgtcccgtaataatattattagataatgatgataacgattggttgaaaacttaaaattaaagtaatgaGGGTTTAGAATACACCTTGGTCctagcccacaacaaactcagccagtgtttatttttggtttatcaccattttacaaatctatctagaactaagtacacaaaaTGTGCAATAGCAAAGGTTGAGGTGGCTGTGTGGAAAACTGTATTTTAAAGTGAAACCTCATATGGTAAGCAGCCTGTATGTTTAACTATGTGTAGTAACACATTTTCTGGTGTTAGTGACATACAGTTTGAGGAACCACAAGAAACATGTCAACACCATTAGTTACTTCTTAAACCTACACATGGGTCACAAGAACCATGCTCTGCTTAATTTCTCTCGCAGCACCcacacagtgaatccatggaacgCTAGGATATTTGTCTTTCTCGGTTCTTCACAATATGAACTGCTTTCTCAACTGATAAAACTGATATACTGTTAGACTACTATACTAGTCTATACAGATAGACTTTTATAGAATTTATTTTCCAAAAGCATTTGTAGAGTAATGCCCACTTAAAGTAAAATTACAGATTATCTTATAGGATGATTCCTTTTTTGGATTTATCAAATATAAAGTTACCCTGAGATTAAGGGGCATGCCTATAATAAAAAGAAGACAAAATCAGAATTTATTATACCAAAaatatcatcagcctatttcgAATTGGTCTTTTCttccttaattatatttataacatattCCCTGCTTAGCTTTGGCATTGCTCTATGTGGGTTTGCTGGGCGATAATAATGTTTGATTCTGAAACTTATCATTATCACATATTTACAATGCCTGGAAATGCAACAGATTATTATCAAGCTCTcaaatgtacgagtatgttgGTGTAACATGTAAAACAAGAGCTTTCCACTTCAGATTGTTacgaatttaaaaaagaaaaacaatatttcataatttattgcCCAATTGTATAATTATCCCTGTAGATTCATAACAGCAGTTTAGCTGAATCACAATAATACATTAGCAGACAAATTATCTTACTACTTTGaagtgaataataataatttcaataaagcaTTTGTTTGTTACACATTAAGGCCATTGAACTGATATGTTGAGTTATGTTTACATGTCAATTACCACATCAATCACGTTTCCTATCTTCAAACTAAATAACctacaatatattcaaacatttTCTGGTCTTTCCAGAAACTTAAAATGGTTAGGGTACTTCTTTACACAGGTTTTATTTGGTAACCCTCTCATTTTCTTACTTATTCAATGGTCAAATATTGACTTTTGAAAAACACACCTTTTAGTTAATAACTTTCTTGACGTTATAGTCGAGTATCGtttaagttagttattttttggttGCCCAAAATGTACCCACATTAAGGTCaaatacttggtggaggtactcaacaacatgcaaggtgATTTTAAGTTCATCTGCCACACTCGAGAAAATCTAAAATCCTCCAGCTACCCTACTATATTATATGTGTAATTTGATTCTACTTTCCGAGAtcattcaataataatattattaaacaaatatatatttatattaccacttgattatataaatatacaaagtagatattatatatataaatatggtTTTTTACCACAAAGGAGTTACATAAGTTTACTATTGTCCTCAATTCCATATATTATGAAAAGctgcataaataataataataaaatgtatcatGCCTTTAGGGTTCTCTACTTCAAAAGAAAAAGACCTGAACCCTTACAAACTTCACTTTATTGCCTATATGTCTGTGTGTATCTCAT
The Bicyclus anynana chromosome 21, ilBicAnyn1.1, whole genome shotgun sequence genome window above contains:
- the LOC112044363 gene encoding lysM and putative peptidoglycan-binding domain-containing protein 2, whose protein sequence is MEEDRLFDERISIRESARPLKKYGSTCNHMKRNEEYIKHVMTKGDTLQGIALKYGVTMEKIRRANRLFASDSLFLREYLLIPVTKESPFYENGERVTEPAPPSHRASIAGMPTRDFSPGSPDEKESFDNFLNRLDSSIANIKKHVEKSKENSEFVKDLEDSFVRHRPTARLRQSQSMGASTSYNEVIPPPLPPPPAALTQGRRVDSSLRRLERAHDDLFQL